In the Castor canadensis chromosome 1, mCasCan1.hap1v2, whole genome shotgun sequence genome, gataGTGGcctgagaacagcctgggcaaaagcaggagatgttatctgaaaaataactggagcaaaaagtgTTGatagtatggttcaagtggcagagcacttgcttaagaAGTGTAAGAATCAatgatacaaaaaaattaaagaaacaaataaatctcCTACAAAGCATAGATAATGTTTCTGTAGTAAAATGAATGCAATCTTTTATTAGTTTGAAATGTTCCATGTTGGCTGCAGACTAACAAAAACATATCttttacatcaaattaaaaaaaattaattatatcaaACAACATTTTTATAGTTTGTAAGTAAAGTGTTGAAGTTAAATACAACTTTCAGTGAAACTGATTCTTATGCAAAATAAGACATTACTGATTTTTAGCATAATGaagacaaaataagaaatatttattctttgaaaagggaaaaatggcaCATATGAACTAGTGAGGAAGAAGATAAAATTCTTTACAGCTTGGCTTGATACAATTTTCTAAAAGTAAGTATTGATCCATTCATAAAGAAGTACAATGGTTGAATCAACAGTTACATGCCATCTAACAAAACTGCTCACACACAGTGTTATTAGTTGCACACAATATcatgtgcctcccaagtagactGAACTGGAAATGAATAGACATTGAGCTGAGAACGTCTAAGACAGTGTGCATAAGGCAGGTATATCAATATGTGGCATTGGAACAATAATGAATAATTCCACTTAAAAATCTCTTTTAGTCCTAGAAATCTGTCTTACTATTAGATAAACTCTTCTTTCAAGAATGTAAGTGGTCATAAATTTCCTAATTTAccttactttaaatatttataagaacATAAGTCACTTTCTTCAAAGTTCCATCATAATCTTAAATGAGAAGAATAAAGTTACCAGGTGAACTTTCTTGtaataggaaaaaaacccaatgaCTTCAGTTCAACTTCCACAAATTCACTATTCATCTGGTTCTAATCTCAAAGAATAATTTATTATGCTTTCTTGCTGGGTTTGAGCAAAGAAAAGCTTCTTTACAGAATTTAGTGAATGGACTACCTCATCTTTTGTTGGAATTActgcttgtttgttgttttagaTTTCGTGTCCTTTCTAGCAAGGAGAAATTTGTATCCTATCTGTATTTAACATTTTACACCAGAGTTTTTCCATAcaagtttttatttctgaatttctcaAGGTGTATATTAAAGGATTTAACATAGGAGTAATAATTGTATAAAAAACAGTGATGGATTTATCAATAGGAAAGTTGGAAACAGGTctaatatacataaaaatacaggGAACAAAAAAGAGGACAACAACAGTGATGTGTGAGCTGCAGGTTGACAGGGCTTTGTGCCTCCCTTCCTTACTGTGAGTTTTAAGAGAGTTTAGGATGATTCCATAGGAGATTAGGAGAAGGATAAAGACCACCATACAGATTGCTCCACCATTGGCAACCACAGTGAGGCCTATGAAGTAGGTGTCAGTGCAGGCAAGTTCCAATAGTGGGTACATGTCACAGATGAAGTGGTCAATGATATTGGGACCACAGTAAGGGAGATTGTACACAAAGATAATCTGAACCACAGAGTGTATAAAACCTCCAACCCAGGCTACCACCAACAGGAGGATGCAAACTTGTCTATTCATGATGGTCAAATAGTGCATTGGCTTACAGATGGCAACATATCGATCATAGGCCATCACCACCAGAAGGAACACCTCAGCTCCACCAAATAAGTGCTCCATAAAGAGCTGGCCCATGCATCTTAgaaaggaaatattctttttattatatagCAAGTCTATAATCAACTTGGGTGAGATGACAGTGGAGTAAGCAGCATCCATGATTGACAGATAAGCAAGGAAGAAATACATTGGGGAACCCCACAATGGGCTGGCAATGACAGTCACCATAATGAGCAGGTTATCCACCATTGTCACAATGTAGATGAgtaaaaacacaacaaataatGCTTTTTGCCTGCTAGGATCCTGAGTGAGGCCAAGGAGGACAAATTCTGTTACATTGTTACTCTGTCCCATTACTCTTCTATAAGGCTTGCTTCAGAGATAAGCTCTCAGGAGAACAGGAGCTTCCAGGAAATTTGAACAGGACTATGATCTCTTATGTCATGGTACATGCTACTATTTTATCTTCTCATTGTTAACCCACAGTAAACATTTAGTTAGCATGCAATGAGTTCCTCTTCTAAAGAGTCAAGTAGAACTTCATGTgcataattctattttcttttggttttgtgacTAGGTCAGGTACAAGGTTCTAGCTCAAGGACTTAGTGAATCTCTATAGGGAAGAATAGACAAAAATACCTCAGCCATTCATACATTTAAGACTACTTACATAAGTTATGCTGTTTCTGCTATGGATGTCAgcaaacacacatgaaaaaagatTTCTCCTTTTATGAAATCTATCATGTAGTTTGCTAATAAGCCCTAATATGTCAACTAACATAAAGTCAATTCTTCATGTTAGTGTATTTTTGGAGAGTAACTGTATAATATGGTATGTAAGATTGCACCTGACCTGGAACATCCAGCTTAATGCTATGATACTACACTGTTACAGTTCTATCCTGCACAACTCAAAGGACATTCAGTGTCCATGGGTCTCTCATTAAATTTCAAAAGACTGGACATCAAATTGAGTTAAATAACACCAATACCACTTAGCACATTTCTATCCACCAACAATGACTTCATCAGACTCTGTCAACTTTTTCAGGCGCtgtacttctttttttcattcaagaCTATAAAAAATTATAACATATTTACATTCACTATTGTTATTTttggcaaatatatatatatgtatatatatgcatatacatatatatatacatatatgtatgtatatatatatatgtatacatacatatatgtatatatatatatatgaccttAAATAATCCAAGTTTGTCACCAACTACTACATAAGCTGCTAGTACATAGTTTAAAACCTTTTGAGCAGATAtgtattgaagaaagagaaaatacaaattgaaaGAGAATTGGTTTTATGTATAATTCTTTATAGGTACTGAGTGCTAAAAATATAACTTTAGTGTCAAGATTCCAAAAAGCAGCAAGTTCCAGTGAAATGGCAATACTTAGAGTTTAAAGGTACAGGCTTGAGTAATTTTCTAAATGTATTTACAAAATGTCTCAGTTTGTACTTTGAAAACTAAAGGGATTTATCTAGATGATTTCAGATTCCTCTCCACTCCAACCATCTACAACACCATTAGTACAGCCATACCATTTTCTATTCTGttgacatttatttccttttcatgtttACATGATCTAAAAACAATTTCCAAGCTTATCACTGTTACTTGAAAAATGGTATCATTGGCAAATGGAATGTGATAACTACTGGGACCAAATAATGGCTCCAAAATTTGTCATTCAGTGTGTACCCAGATAGGACCAAAGTAATCTTTGAAAAGAAAGCACATGACAGTGACTCATAATGCAGACTTTTGAGCTATTTAATTTGTGTTGCAGTACTAGTATCACATGACCTTGGGCAACTGAGTCAACCTTTCTTTGCCtaagtttcctcatttttaacaTGAGCATAATAGCATCtgagtcttttttgttgttgttgttacatgTACCTAGAGCACTGCTCAGCACCTGCtacaatcaaaataaataatagctgTTTTAAGTATACTTGATGGAGAATTGAATCAGAATAAATTATGAAGATCAttgtcaatttaaaaagaattgttgACAGAGTGGGACATGATTAatactatattttaatttaaaaatattttttgaataagcaTAAAATTTTGTGTATCATATGTCACAGGTATTATCTACCTTCTAATATATAACTACTAGGAATATTTACCTGGAAGGATTATACTTTGaggaaaagcaagcaagaaaataCCACACATTGATAGAGAGGTGGAGAAGATCATGTGCAGAGAAAGTCTGAGCTTTGTTTAGAAGCCATCTGTGATGAACCTTGCTATGTTGTTTCCACCTGGTTCAGATTTGTAGTCTTCACTCTTCATGATAGATAAAGGCAAACCAACTGTAGACTATAAGAGTATAAATTAATTTATGTCTAATTCTATCTCTTTCACATCTTATTTTCTGCATGTTTTACTGCATGTATTCTCATCAATATTACTGCTGTATGAAATCAGAACAAATTCAGTTGACAGTtcaataatttgcaaatattagaGTGAAAATAGAGTACTTACACTACCCCACATTAAACTTATGTAAACTATACCAGAAATTATCAAAGTTTTCATGTTATACCAACTGAAGAGTAATATgactattttctatttaaatcatTATCACTTTTCTAGAAAAATTGCAGTTTGTAAGAACATGGCTTTTTATAAAGATACTTCTTAATTTCAAAAATACCCTATATAGTATTTCACAATAAGAGATTAGTAAATATCAATGACAGTAGATAAAGTATTTCATTGATCTAGTGTGTTTATATGGAAATGTACTAATGTGGTGGCTGGGAAATTTTTAAGGTACACACATAAAGGCCCACATCAGGCATTTAGAACATAAGAAGCACTTGTTCTTTTATACTCTAAACACTTGGTTTGATGTTCAATATTAAATTCTCTGTTTCAAATAACCTAAAACCAATTATAATTCTTTGCTAACATATCATGTAAAGCATAATATTCcgtaaactaaaaaaaattgcCATATTAGTTATATATATTACAGGTATTCCTTCTTACttgggaaatggaaaataaacattGATCAGGCTATAACACTAAAACAGAGTATGATATGTATATTATggttaatttttatgtgtttccACATTAAAATTATATGGTCTTTAAGACATCAGCTATATTTCAGTATATTGCAGGAATTTTAAAATAGTGTCCCTTTTTGATTTTTCATGAATTCAACCCTTGCTTCAGAAAATCAAAGAGTCTTTCACTGAGGGTAACTATAAATAATCCATGAATCTATGAGTCTTCATAGAGGACCTGACATTATGGAACTGGCCAGTGGACCCAGAATCTGTAGCAAGCAACTACAAAACACATTTCCATGCAGGCTTCCAACCATCTTAGTCTTTCAGAGAAGTATAAGAGTAGCTAAGTGATTATCTAAAATATAAAGACATTTAACATAATTTTAGCACCTATTGTACAAGGGAATTGAATATTCTCATCTGGTAGGAAAATGTCttcatagaaaaataaagatgctaTGTTGACCCAACTATATAAAGAATTGAGCTAATTAGTGAAAATTAACTTGGTCAAACATTATTTGGTGGCGCAAATCTTTgttaaaaaatgctaaaattagttatgtgattattttctttgtacTAATTGAGATGGAGCAACAAAAAGAGACTTTGCTTTAAAGATTTACAATAACATCAACATGCCTAGCTAATAAATCATAAATCCAGACTAAGCCTGGATTTAATTTCTTGGATAAGAAGACAATAGAGGCTTTTCACAAATAGAAGCCAAACTCTTCACTCTTTCAGTCATTCAAATGGTCTTTTACCAAGGCCCCATCCTTCCATCTCTCCCCAGTCTCAACCCATGACATCGAGAAGGTCCATAAACTCTTATAAGCAATGATGACTGAATAAGAAACCTTTACACCTTGAGGAATAAATACCAGCTGAA is a window encoding:
- the LOC109702509 gene encoding olfactory receptor 4A16-like, translated to MGQSNNVTEFVLLGLTQDPSRQKALFVVFLLIYIVTMVDNLLIMVTVIASPLWGSPMYFFLAYLSIMDAAYSTVISPKLIIDLLYNKKNISFLRCMGQLFMEHLFGGAEVFLLVVMAYDRYVAICKPMHYLTIMNRQVCILLLVVAWVGGFIHSVVQIIFVYNLPYCGPNIIDHFICDMYPLLELACTDTYFIGLTVVANGGAICMVVFILLLISYGIILNSLKTHSKEGRHKALSTCSSHITVVVLFFVPCIFMYIRPVSNFPIDKSITVFYTIITPMLNPLIYTLRNSEIKTCMEKLWCKMLNTDRIQISPC